In Theropithecus gelada isolate Dixy unplaced genomic scaffold, Tgel_1.0 HiC_scaffold_39, whole genome shotgun sequence, the genomic window ACCCTTGACCTGAGAGAGCCCCAGGCGCCTTTACCcggtttcattttcatttgaggCCAAAATCCCCGCGGGTTGgtcggggcggggcggggctcgGTGGGCGGGGCTGACcgcgggggcggggccagggTCTCACACCATCCAGAGGGTGTTTGGCTGCGACCTGGGGCCCGACGGGCGCCTCCTCCGCGGATATAACCAGCACGCCTACGATGGCAAGGATTACATCGCCCTGAACGAGGACCTGCGCTCCTGGACCGCAGCGGACACTGCGGCTCAGATCACCCAGCGCAAGTGGGAGGCGTGCGGTGAGGCGGAGGAGTGGAGCGTCTACCTGGAGGGCGAGTGCCTGGAGTGGCTCCGCAGATACCTGGAGAACGGGAAGGAGACGCTGCAGCGCGCGGGTACCCTGCAGGGGCTGTGGGGAGACTTCCCCGTCTCCGATAGATCTCCCCGGATGGCCTCCCATGAGGAGGGGAGGAAAATGGGATCAGCGCTAGAATGTCGCCCTCTGTTGAATGAAGAATGGCATGAGTTTCCCTGATTTCCTCTGAGGGCCCCCTCTGCTCTCTAGGACAATTAAGGGATGACGTCTCTGAGGACATGGAGGGGAAGACAGTTCCTAGAATACTGATCAGGGTTCCCCTTTGACTCCTGCAGCAGCCTTGGGCTTTGTGACTTTTTCCTCTCAGGCCTTGTTCTCTGCCTCACACTCAATGTGTCTGAAGGTCTGATTCCAGCTTTTCTGAGTCCATTGGCCTCCACTCAGGTCAGGACCAGAAGTCCCTGTTCCTCCCTCAGAGACTAGAACTCTCCAAGGAATAGGAGATTTTCCCAGATGCctgtgtccaggctggtgtctggcttctgtgctccctcccccaccccaggtgTCCTGTCCATTCTCAGGATGGTCACATTCGTGCTCCTGGGGTGTCCCATGAGAGATGCAAAGCCCCTGAATTTTCTGACTCTTCCCATCAGATCCCCCAAAGACACACGTGACCCACCACCCCGTCTCTGACCATGAGGCCACCCTGaggtgctgggccctgggcttcTACCCTGCGGAGATCACACTGATGTGGCAGCGGGATGGGGAGGACCAAACTGAAGACACCCAGCTTGTGGAGACCAGGCCCGCAGGGGATGGAACCTTCCAGAAGTGGGCAGCTGTGGTGGTGTCTTCTGGAGAAGAGCAGAGATACACGTGCCATGTGCAGCACAAGGGACTGCTGGAGCCCCTCACCCTGAGATGGGGTAAGGAGTGGGTTGAAGGATCACGTCTCTCCTCAGGGAAAGCGGGAGCCCTTCTGGAGCCCTTCAGCAGGGTCAGGACCCCTcaccttcccctcctttcccagaGCCATGTTCCCAGTCCACCATCCCCATCGTGGGCTTCGTTGCTGGCCTGGCTGTCCTAGCCTTTTTGGTCACTGGAGCTGTGGTCGCTGCTGTGttgtggaggaggaagagctcaGGTAGGGAAGGGGTGAGGGGTGGAGTCTGGATTTTCTTGTCCCACTGGGGGTTTCAAGCCCCAGGTAGAAGTGTGCTCCGCCTCATtagtgaaggggtggcctgcccctccacacctgtgggcgtttctcgttaggtggaaggagagacttgagaaaagaaatgagacacagagacaaagtatagagaaagaaaaagtggacccaggggaccggcgctcagcatacagaggacccacatcggcaccggtctctgagttcccttggtatttattgataattatctttgccatcttaaagaaaaggaaatggcaggagaataggatcattgtagggagaaagtcagcagtaagacatatgaataaagttctctgtgacatgaataagtttaaggaaaagtgctgtgccttgatatgcgtatgaaaacatctccataaacctttttagtgcataaagagcagcattgcgctagcaaATCCCGCCTTttgccctaaggcggttttctcctttctcagtaaacagaacataggATGGGGTTTTataccgagatgttccattgcccagggacgggcaggagacagatgcttttctctatctcaactgccaacaaccaccaagaggccttcttttctcttgtactagtcctcctcagcacagacccttcacgggtgtcaggctgggggacga contains:
- the LOC112617747 gene encoding class I histocompatibility antigen, Gogo-B*0101 alpha chain-like isoform X2, translated to MMPGTVLLLLSGALALTETWAGSHSLRYFSTSVSRPGRGEPRFISVGYVDDTQFLRFDSDAAGPRMEPRAQWVEQEGPEYWDRETRKAEGHAQTHRENLRTLLRYYNQSEAGSHTIQRVFGCDLGPDGRLLRGYNQHAYDGKDYIALNEDLRSWTAADTAAQITQRKWEACGEAEEWSVYLEGECLEWLRRYLENGKETLQRADPPKTHVTHHPVSDHEATLRCWALGFYPAEITLMWQRDGEDQTEDTQLVETRPAGDGTFQKWAAVVVSSGEEQRYTCHVQHKGLLEPLTLRWEPCSQSTIPIVGFVAGLAVLAFLVTGAVVAAVLWRRKSSGGKGGSYSQAVCKWWGWECGGAHPPHNSSCPMSPAGSDQMLFLFYPSQRQCPGL
- the LOC112617747 gene encoding class I histocompatibility antigen, Gogo-B*0101 alpha chain-like isoform X1; this translates as MMPGTVLLLLSGALALTETWAGSHSLRYFSTSVSRPGRGEPRFISVGYVDDTQFLRFDSDAAGPRMEPRAQWVEQEGPEYWDRETRKAEGHAQTHRENLRTLLRYYNQSEAGSHTIQRVFGCDLGPDGRLLRGYNQHAYDGKDYIALNEDLRSWTAADTAAQITQRKWEACGEAEEWSVYLEGECLEWLRRYLENGKETLQRADPPKTHVTHHPVSDHEATLRCWALGFYPAEITLMWQRDGEDQTEDTQLVETRPAGDGTFQKWAAVVVSSGEEQRYTCHVQHKGLLEPLTLRWEPCSQSTIPIVGFVAGLAVLAFLVTGAVVAAVLWRRKSSVIVPKTSLRYKTRRFLPLRSRVPASSLSPHRTFSSHSQRQCPGL